The proteins below come from a single Halomonas binhaiensis genomic window:
- a CDS encoding DASS family sodium-coupled anion symporter: MMRPFAPIPTAIALIIGLAIWFVIPVPDGVAPEAWHLLAIFVATIAAIIGKAMGIGALAMIGITLVAITGVTNPDSPKGAILDALSGFSNPLIWLIGLAMMISRGLAKTGLGNRIGYAFISIFGKRTLGIGYALTLAELTIAPITPSNTARGGAIIHPIMRSIADSFGSSPEQGTSGRIGHYLALVNYHANPISSAMFITATAPNPLIVDLISKTTGGSFSITWTQWALAALVPGLVALLVMPLALYFLYPPELKRTPDATQFARDKLGEMGPLSGQEWIMIGVFAMLLLLWAGIPAMLFGPGLAVNATTVALLGLSILLISGVLTWDDVLKEKSAWDTIVWFSALVMMASFLGKLGLISWFSGVIQQGIASFEMGWFAMTLALVAIFFYTHYFFASVTAHVTAMFGAFLAAGIALGIPTPYLALMMAGASSLMMSLTHYATGTAPIIYGSGYIEMGAWWKAGFIMSLINLAIWITVGSLWWKVLGYW; encoded by the coding sequence ATGATGCGTCCCTTCGCCCCCATCCCTACCGCCATTGCCCTGATCATCGGGCTGGCCATCTGGTTCGTGATTCCCGTCCCTGACGGCGTTGCCCCCGAGGCCTGGCATCTACTGGCTATTTTTGTCGCCACCATTGCGGCGATTATCGGCAAGGCAATGGGCATCGGTGCCCTTGCCATGATCGGGATCACGCTGGTTGCCATCACTGGCGTCACCAATCCCGATAGTCCCAAGGGCGCGATACTGGATGCACTGTCTGGCTTCTCCAATCCACTGATCTGGCTGATCGGCCTGGCCATGATGATCTCCCGAGGCCTGGCCAAGACCGGACTGGGCAACCGCATCGGCTATGCCTTCATCTCCATCTTTGGCAAACGAACCCTTGGCATCGGCTATGCCCTGACTCTCGCCGAGCTGACCATTGCACCGATCACGCCCAGCAATACCGCACGTGGTGGCGCTATTATTCACCCCATCATGCGCTCGATTGCCGATAGCTTCGGTTCCTCTCCGGAGCAGGGCACCAGCGGCAGAATCGGTCACTATCTGGCGCTGGTGAACTACCACGCCAACCCGATCAGCTCCGCCATGTTCATCACCGCCACCGCCCCCAACCCATTGATCGTTGACCTGATCAGCAAGACCACCGGCGGCAGTTTCAGTATCACCTGGACCCAGTGGGCACTGGCAGCACTGGTACCTGGCCTCGTGGCCCTGCTGGTAATGCCATTGGCGCTCTACTTCCTGTATCCCCCGGAGCTGAAGCGCACACCGGATGCCACCCAGTTCGCTCGGGACAAGCTCGGCGAGATGGGTCCCTTGTCAGGGCAGGAATGGATCATGATCGGTGTTTTTGCCATGCTGCTTCTGCTGTGGGCCGGTATTCCCGCCATGCTATTCGGCCCAGGCCTCGCGGTGAACGCAACTACCGTGGCCCTGCTCGGCCTATCTATCCTGCTGATCAGTGGCGTCCTCACCTGGGACGATGTACTCAAGGAAAAGTCCGCCTGGGACACCATCGTATGGTTCTCGGCCCTAGTAATGATGGCTTCCTTCCTCGGCAAGCTGGGATTGATCAGCTGGTTCTCTGGCGTCATCCAGCAGGGTATCGCCAGCTTCGAAATGGGCTGGTTTGCCATGACCCTGGCACTGGTGGCAATTTTCTTCTACACCCATTACTTCTTCGCTAGTGTCACCGCCCACGTCACCGCGATGTTTGGCGCCTTCCTTGCCGCGGGTATCGCCCTGGGCATTCCGACCCCATACCTCGCCCTGATGATGGCCGGGGCTTCCTCACTGATGATGTCGCTGACCCACTATGCGACCGGCACCGCGCCAATCATCTATGGCTCCGGCTACATCGAAATGGGCGCCTGGTGGAAGGCTGGATTCATCATGAGCCTGATCAACCTCGCCATCTGGATCACCGTCGGCAGCCTGTGGTGGAAAGTGCTCGGTTACTGGTAA
- a CDS encoding NfeD family protein — MDLLNPALLWLLLALAILVIELLTGSYVLLAISLAAGLTAAAAWLGLSLASQLIVMALGCGILVPLAIRRLRKRQSKSTFGVAGTGSNTGQRFVVTQRDYDGAACIKLDGDFYRAVLETSEEPELTPGDPVMLVRFDGTQAIVKRSH, encoded by the coding sequence ATGGACCTGCTCAACCCTGCTCTGTTGTGGTTACTGCTTGCACTCGCCATTCTCGTGATCGAGTTGCTTACCGGTTCCTATGTACTACTCGCCATTTCCCTGGCCGCTGGCTTGACGGCTGCCGCGGCCTGGCTGGGGCTTTCTCTGGCCAGCCAACTGATCGTCATGGCCCTTGGCTGTGGCATCTTGGTGCCGCTTGCCATAAGGCGACTCAGGAAGCGTCAGAGCAAATCCACATTTGGCGTCGCAGGAACCGGCAGCAATACCGGTCAACGCTTCGTGGTAACACAACGCGATTACGATGGCGCTGCCTGTATCAAACTCGATGGAGACTTCTATCGGGCTGTTCTCGAAACCAGCGAAGAACCTGAGCTAACACCAGGCGATCCAGTGATGCTGGTGCGCTTCGATGGCACTCAGGCCATCGTCAAGCGCAGTCACTGA
- a CDS encoding SPFH domain-containing protein yields the protein MYLLSDLSPGLVISLIIALIALIVVFKGLLIVQESEVIVIERLGAYNRTLQRGVNFIIPFLDKPRPIKMVRYKRHGAEFIPLMTHEARIDLRESVMDFPSQPVVTTDNVTVRIDGAIYFQIVDPANAVYKIENMSQAVEVLAKTTLRSVVGQMELDKIFESRAEVNAQIKEQMEEPASKWGVAINRIEVQDIEMPEEVKEAMHLQMSAERRRRATVTEAEGDKAAAIAKAQGQKESAILNAQGDKEAAILRAQGESRSIELVLNSMGEGEKSSRTVIGYLLGQSYISMLPEMAKNGERIFVPYESSALLGAMGAFRDLNVDDSEISNIARRAAATGGIAGAASGASS from the coding sequence ATGTACCTGCTTTCCGACCTCAGTCCGGGACTCGTCATTTCTCTCATCATCGCTCTGATTGCACTCATCGTGGTGTTCAAGGGCCTGCTCATCGTGCAGGAATCAGAAGTCATTGTGATAGAGCGCCTCGGTGCCTATAACCGCACTCTGCAGCGCGGCGTCAACTTCATCATTCCATTCCTCGACAAGCCGCGCCCGATCAAGATGGTGCGCTACAAGCGTCACGGTGCGGAATTCATTCCTCTGATGACCCACGAGGCTCGCATCGATCTGCGCGAGTCGGTAATGGACTTCCCCTCCCAGCCGGTCGTCACCACCGACAACGTGACCGTCCGTATCGATGGCGCTATCTATTTCCAGATTGTCGATCCCGCCAATGCGGTCTACAAGATCGAGAACATGAGCCAGGCGGTGGAGGTTCTCGCCAAGACCACGCTGCGCTCCGTCGTGGGTCAGATGGAGCTCGACAAGATCTTCGAGTCCCGCGCCGAGGTGAACGCACAGATCAAGGAGCAGATGGAGGAGCCCGCTTCCAAGTGGGGCGTGGCGATCAATCGCATCGAGGTTCAGGACATCGAGATGCCCGAGGAGGTCAAGGAGGCCATGCACCTGCAGATGTCCGCCGAGCGCCGCCGACGTGCAACGGTCACCGAAGCGGAAGGTGACAAGGCAGCAGCCATCGCCAAGGCTCAGGGGCAGAAGGAATCCGCCATTCTCAATGCCCAGGGCGACAAGGAAGCAGCGATCCTTCGGGCCCAGGGCGAAAGCCGTTCGATTGAGCTGGTACTCAATTCCATGGGTGAGGGTGAAAAGAGTTCCAGAACCGTTATTGGCTACTTGCTTGGCCAATCCTATATTTCCATGCTGCCAGAGATGGCCAAGAACGGTGAACGCATCTTCGTTCCTTATGAGAGCTCTGCACTCCTCGGCGCCATGGGTGCCTTCCGGGATCTCAATGTCGACGACTCCGAGATCAGCAATATTGCCCGCCGCGCGGCGGCCACAGGAGGCATTGCCGGCGCGGCCAGCGGTGCATCCAGCTGA
- the gloA gene encoding lactoylglutathione lyase, whose translation MQFLHTMVRVSDLDASLRFYCDLLGLKEVRRKDNEKGRFTLVFLAAPEDESRSAELQAPELELTYNWDPEEYQGGRNFGHLAYRVDDIYALCQKLQDNGVTINRPPRDGHMAFVRSPDGISVELLQKGEPLAAQEPWASMENTGSW comes from the coding sequence ATGCAATTCTTGCACACCATGGTTCGTGTCAGCGACCTTGACGCTTCGCTGCGCTTTTACTGCGACCTTCTGGGGCTCAAGGAAGTCAGGCGCAAAGATAATGAAAAAGGACGTTTTACCCTGGTATTCCTGGCGGCGCCGGAAGATGAGTCTCGCTCGGCCGAACTCCAGGCGCCAGAACTGGAGCTGACCTACAACTGGGATCCCGAAGAATACCAGGGTGGGCGCAACTTCGGTCATCTGGCCTATCGGGTCGACGATATCTATGCCCTGTGCCAGAAACTCCAGGATAACGGCGTGACCATCAACCGCCCACCGCGTGACGGCCACATGGCCTTTGTTCGCAGCCCGGACGGTATCTCTGTCGAGTTGCTGCAGAAGGGCGAGCCACTAGCGGCTCAGGAGCCGTGGGCATCCATGGAGAATACCGGTAGCTGGTAA
- a CDS encoding DNA-3-methyladenine glycosylase I: MSDYCDTAPGHPFHGPYHDNEYGFPIHDESVLFERLVLEINQAGLSWLTVLKKRAAFRSAFRDFNVDSVAAFNDRDRQRLLDDAGIIRNRLKIDAVIHNAQVIRHLRESHGGFQAWLDVHHPLTHAEWVKLFKRTFRFTGPEIVKEFLMSAGYLPGAHRDDCPVQARILATTPPWAQTDALRPE, encoded by the coding sequence ATGAGTGACTACTGTGACACCGCACCAGGCCACCCGTTTCATGGCCCTTATCACGACAACGAGTATGGCTTTCCCATTCATGATGAGTCAGTGCTGTTCGAACGCCTGGTGCTGGAGATCAATCAGGCAGGCCTGTCCTGGCTGACCGTGCTGAAGAAGCGTGCGGCGTTCCGCTCCGCCTTCCGTGACTTCAATGTAGATAGCGTTGCCGCCTTCAATGATCGTGATCGCCAGCGGCTGCTGGATGATGCCGGCATCATTCGCAACCGGCTCAAGATCGATGCAGTGATCCACAATGCACAGGTCATTCGCCATCTGCGAGAAAGCCATGGTGGCTTCCAGGCCTGGCTTGACGTGCACCACCCACTCACTCATGCAGAGTGGGTCAAGCTGTTCAAGCGTACATTTCGGTTCACCGGCCCGGAAATCGTCAAGGAATTCCTGATGAGTGCCGGGTATCTGCCTGGCGCTCATCGTGACGACTGTCCGGTACAGGCCAGGATACTGGCAACCACTCCTCCCTGGGCGCAGACGGATGCCCTCAGGCCCGAGTGA
- a CDS encoding metal-dependent hydrolase yields MDSVTQAALGAAIGGAVMGRRLGRKSLLIGAALGTLPDLDVIIDYGDAVANVTYHRGFSHSVFLLTALATLLAWLARRFAPPGDIRFAHWWLMFWLCLVTHPMLDALTTYGTQIWWPLAVDHPTAWPQLFIIDPLFTLPMLVAITIALCSGTLQRVLRASQWGLLVSALYLLASFGAKQWVELKVSPALAQAGMVQAPRLVQPAPFNILLWRVTAVDGDRQAESLVGLFDGNSTPMVEVFSRGAALEADALALPSGQRLSWFAGPFLRYETWEEDDRTWLVATDLRLGFPGFHHFRFVLAERQDDAWVAVNSRMLNATDPAQPREQPLGQLWQRALSPSPPLCLGLLEAPRWLLASPAPCAKDAHMGTAVEMANDRS; encoded by the coding sequence ATGGATTCGGTTACCCAGGCTGCCCTAGGTGCCGCCATTGGTGGCGCAGTGATGGGGCGACGCCTCGGACGCAAGTCGCTGTTGATTGGTGCTGCCCTGGGTACCCTCCCGGACCTGGATGTCATCATTGACTACGGTGACGCCGTAGCCAATGTCACTTATCACCGTGGCTTTAGCCATTCCGTCTTTCTGTTGACGGCACTGGCAACACTGCTGGCCTGGCTGGCTCGACGTTTCGCCCCACCAGGCGATATCCGCTTCGCCCACTGGTGGCTCATGTTCTGGCTGTGCCTGGTCACCCATCCAATGCTGGATGCATTGACCACCTACGGCACCCAGATATGGTGGCCACTAGCAGTGGATCATCCTACCGCCTGGCCGCAGCTGTTCATTATCGATCCGCTGTTCACCTTGCCCATGCTGGTCGCCATCACAATCGCCCTGTGTTCAGGAACCCTGCAGCGAGTTCTCCGTGCAAGCCAATGGGGATTACTGGTATCGGCGCTATATCTGCTCGCTTCGTTCGGAGCAAAGCAGTGGGTGGAACTGAAGGTCTCTCCGGCCCTGGCTCAGGCAGGCATGGTGCAGGCTCCCCGGCTGGTACAGCCGGCTCCCTTCAATATTCTGCTATGGCGGGTCACTGCCGTGGATGGCGACCGCCAGGCCGAAAGCCTGGTCGGCCTGTTCGATGGCAATTCAACCCCCATGGTCGAAGTCTTTTCCCGTGGAGCGGCCCTCGAAGCCGACGCCCTCGCCTTGCCCAGCGGGCAGCGATTGAGCTGGTTTGCCGGCCCCTTTCTGCGCTACGAGACATGGGAAGAAGATGACCGGACCTGGCTGGTAGCGACGGATCTCCGTCTTGGATTCCCTGGCTTTCACCATTTTCGCTTTGTCCTTGCCGAACGTCAGGACGACGCCTGGGTCGCGGTGAACTCCCGCATGTTGAATGCCACGGATCCGGCACAACCGCGGGAACAACCCCTTGGCCAGCTGTGGCAACGCGCCCTGTCACCCAGCCCTCCGTTATGCCTGGGGCTGCTTGAAGCCCCTCGCTGGCTCCTTGCATCTCCCGCCCCCTGTGCCAAGGATGCGCATATGGGCACGGCAGTGGAGATGGCCAACGATCGTTCTTGA
- a CDS encoding helix-turn-helix domain-containing protein, producing the protein MLLNNESVQNAPKRCVWESWDADEHAHNLTDWSQEYDQFSGGAFYGRIDEIQLGGMQVFKEYTSHAVWQQCNVWPNSLWLGIPAYRQGCRIDGRPVGDDEVMCQPGAHDFELVTPDDFAIYGLVIDKRLLGGLAGAEVLDMLQASPQVLSRLVLSQHTRKAVAFLIEHLLARPREHLSVAVHQEILLLALLEIVHEERPNTQVTPSYQHRRQVVDCIREHLQVCPSPPVTLMELCKIANVSQRTLQYSFTSILGISPSRFLRMTRLNRVRRRLAAADGHATVTEVASDWGFYHLGQFAQDYRQLFGESPSDTLARCRSSIR; encoded by the coding sequence ATGTTGTTGAACAACGAGTCAGTGCAAAACGCACCAAAACGGTGCGTGTGGGAGTCCTGGGATGCCGATGAGCATGCCCATAACCTGACGGACTGGTCCCAGGAATATGATCAGTTCAGTGGTGGTGCCTTTTATGGACGCATTGATGAGATCCAGTTAGGCGGCATGCAGGTGTTCAAGGAATACACGAGCCATGCGGTGTGGCAGCAGTGCAACGTGTGGCCGAATTCCCTGTGGCTGGGTATTCCTGCATATCGACAGGGGTGTCGTATCGATGGCCGTCCCGTGGGGGATGATGAGGTGATGTGCCAGCCTGGCGCGCATGACTTCGAGCTCGTCACACCGGATGACTTCGCCATCTATGGGCTGGTCATCGACAAACGCTTGCTGGGTGGGCTAGCCGGGGCCGAGGTGCTGGATATGCTGCAAGCCTCTCCGCAAGTCCTGTCACGCCTGGTACTGTCCCAGCATACACGCAAGGCAGTGGCCTTCCTGATCGAGCATCTGCTGGCCAGGCCCAGGGAGCATCTTTCCGTTGCCGTTCATCAGGAAATCCTGTTACTGGCATTGCTGGAAATCGTGCATGAGGAGCGACCGAATACTCAGGTGACCCCCAGCTACCAACACCGCCGCCAAGTAGTGGACTGCATTCGCGAGCATTTGCAGGTCTGTCCGTCGCCTCCGGTGACGCTCATGGAGCTATGCAAGATTGCCAACGTCAGCCAGCGCACCTTGCAATACAGCTTTACCAGTATTCTGGGCATCAGTCCCAGCCGCTTTCTGCGCATGACGCGACTCAACCGGGTACGTCGCCGGCTGGCCGCTGCCGATGGGCATGCAACGGTGACGGAAGTAGCCAGCGATTGGGGCTTCTACCACTTGGGTCAGTTTGCCCAGGACTATCGTCAGCTGTTTGGTGAATCTCCGTCTGATACGCTCGCTCGATGCCGGAGCAGCATTCGATGA
- a CDS encoding ethanolamine ammonia-lyase subunit EutB, which produces MSKEFLYTLGHRCYRFRNLAELMAKATPARSGDRLAGVIAESAEERVVAQMALAELPLKVFLEHHLVPYAEDEITRLIIDTHDAAAFSSIAHLSVGDFRNWLLSDLATPEKIAEVRAGITPEMAAAVSKIMRNQDLILVARKCQVTTAFRNTIGLPGRLSTRLQPNHPTDDVTGIAASILDGLLYGNGDAVIGINPATDNVAQSIKLMKLMDEVIQKYDIPTQSCVLTHVTNTLEAIEQGAPVDLVFQSIGGTEATNASFGFNLATIAEAQDAAQGLKRGTAGNNVMYFETGQGSALSANAHHGLDQQTCETRAYAVARHFDPLLVNTVVGFIGPEYLFDGKQIIRAGLEDHFCGKLLGVPMGCDICYTNHADADQNDMDNLLTLLGVAGCTFIMGIPGSDDVMLNYQTTSFHDALYARRVLDLAPAPEFADWLTRMTIFDDIAGYRLNDGLPQPFARSLANLPSQEADHER; this is translated from the coding sequence ATGTCCAAGGAATTTCTCTATACACTAGGCCACCGATGCTACCGCTTTCGCAACCTTGCCGAGCTGATGGCCAAGGCGACTCCCGCACGTTCGGGAGACCGCTTGGCAGGTGTCATTGCCGAGTCTGCCGAAGAAAGGGTGGTTGCGCAGATGGCCTTGGCCGAGCTGCCGCTGAAGGTATTTCTGGAACATCACCTGGTGCCGTATGCAGAAGACGAAATTACTCGCCTGATCATCGACACCCATGATGCTGCAGCCTTTTCGTCGATCGCTCATCTCAGCGTAGGGGATTTTCGCAACTGGCTGCTCAGCGATCTGGCAACTCCCGAAAAGATTGCCGAGGTGCGCGCGGGCATCACCCCGGAAATGGCCGCCGCGGTCAGCAAGATCATGCGCAATCAGGACCTGATCCTGGTGGCTCGCAAGTGCCAGGTCACCACAGCCTTCCGCAACACCATTGGCCTGCCGGGACGGCTCTCCACGCGGCTGCAACCTAACCATCCCACCGACGATGTGACTGGGATTGCGGCCAGCATTCTCGATGGCCTGCTCTACGGCAATGGCGATGCGGTCATTGGCATCAACCCTGCCACCGACAATGTTGCCCAGAGCATCAAGCTGATGAAGCTGATGGATGAGGTGATCCAGAAGTACGACATTCCCACCCAATCCTGTGTGCTTACCCACGTCACCAACACGCTGGAGGCCATCGAGCAGGGAGCTCCCGTGGATCTGGTGTTTCAGTCCATCGGAGGTACCGAGGCCACCAATGCCAGCTTCGGTTTCAATCTCGCCACAATCGCCGAGGCTCAGGATGCCGCCCAGGGACTAAAGCGTGGCACTGCCGGCAACAATGTCATGTACTTCGAAACCGGCCAGGGCAGTGCACTATCCGCCAATGCGCACCATGGCCTCGATCAACAGACCTGCGAAACTCGCGCCTACGCTGTGGCACGCCACTTCGATCCTCTGCTGGTCAACACCGTCGTTGGCTTCATCGGTCCGGAATACCTGTTCGACGGCAAGCAGATCATCCGCGCCGGACTTGAAGACCACTTCTGTGGCAAGTTGCTTGGCGTCCCCATGGGATGCGACATCTGCTATACCAACCATGCCGACGCCGATCAGAATGACATGGATAACCTGCTGACCCTGCTGGGCGTCGCCGGGTGCACCTTCATCATGGGCATTCCTGGGTCAGACGATGTGATGCTCAACTACCAGACCACCTCTTTCCACGACGCGCTTTACGCCCGCCGTGTCCTCGACCTGGCGCCAGCCCCTGAATTCGCTGACTGGCTCACCAGAATGACCATATTCGATGACATCGCGGGGTATCGTCTCAACGACGGCTTGCCGCAACCCTTTGCCCGTTCCCTGGCCAACCTTCCTTCACAGGAGGCTGACCATGAGCGCTGA
- the eutC gene encoding ethanolamine ammonia-lyase subunit EutC, producing the protein MSADKPSRPVTDNPWHLLRHFTDARIGLGRAGISLPTSRSLEFQLAHAQAQDAVHLPLDVDDLCHQLEVEGPLSSAMPIQRLHSQACDRQTYLQRPDWGRRLNDASREQLKQATDAAQSSYDLAIVVVDGLSSFATQRNAVPFLRCLGDCLDNDDHNWSLAPLTVVEQGRVAIGDEIGEMLNANAVLVLIGERPGLSSPDSLGLYLTWGPRIGLTDAYRNCISNVRPAGLAFSEASRRLVYLLRESRKLELSGVKLKDRTQDDVIDTSESPGNFLIS; encoded by the coding sequence ATGAGCGCTGACAAGCCGTCTCGCCCCGTCACTGACAATCCCTGGCATCTCCTGCGCCATTTCACCGACGCTCGCATCGGTCTCGGCAGAGCGGGTATCAGCCTGCCCACCTCCCGCTCCCTGGAATTCCAGTTGGCACATGCCCAGGCCCAGGATGCCGTTCATCTGCCGCTGGACGTGGATGACCTCTGCCATCAGCTTGAAGTAGAAGGTCCTCTCTCCTCGGCCATGCCCATCCAACGCCTGCACAGCCAGGCCTGCGACCGCCAGACCTACCTGCAGCGTCCTGACTGGGGGCGACGCCTGAATGATGCCTCGCGAGAACAACTGAAGCAGGCCACCGATGCTGCGCAATCTTCCTACGACCTGGCCATTGTCGTGGTGGATGGGCTGTCTTCCTTTGCCACGCAGCGTAATGCCGTTCCCTTTCTGCGCTGCCTGGGCGACTGCCTCGACAACGACGACCACAACTGGTCACTCGCGCCATTGACGGTGGTGGAGCAAGGGAGAGTCGCCATTGGCGATGAGATCGGCGAAATGCTCAATGCCAATGCGGTGCTGGTCCTGATCGGAGAACGTCCCGGGTTGAGTTCACCTGACAGCTTGGGGCTCTACCTCACCTGGGGACCGAGAATCGGCCTCACCGATGCTTACCGCAACTGTATTTCCAATGTACGCCCGGCAGGCCTCGCCTTCTCCGAAGCCAGCCGACGACTGGTGTACTTGCTGCGCGAGTCGCGAAAACTGGAGCTATCTGGTGTGAAGCTCAAGGATCGTACCCAGGACGATGTGATCGACACATCGGAAAGTCCAGGCAACTTTTTGATCTCCTGA
- the eat gene encoding ethanolamine permease produces the protein MTDSTIDQEYLAKRQLKKGTAGWVLLAGLGVSYVISGDFAGWNFGIGEAGWGGFVIAAVLMGIMYFALVLALAEMSAAIPAAGGGYSFARQAMGPAGGYLTGLAVLIEYALAPAAIVIFIGAAVEELLGINGPLVYALFYAIFIGIHLAGVGEALKVMMVISGLAVFAIIATALALLGAFDASRLFDIAPSDAAGASAFLPFGWTGVWAALPFGMWLFLAVEGVPLAAEESKDPARDVPRGIIGAMLFLVVTAVLVVVLLAGAAGASAIGQSGVPLVDALKMADHPTLAMLVNVLGLAGLIASFFSIIYGYSRLVFALSRAGYLPRMLSLTSKRKAPTWALVIPGVFGFLVSLSGEGDLILGMAVVGATLSYSLMALSHILLRIKRPDMPRPYKTPGGMLTSSVALVLSLVALTGVYAFDPRAFFYTLVLFVAGAAYYFLYSKNTLVAKTAEEEFQLVANAESDLSDDAALGTTPS, from the coding sequence ATGACGGACTCGACGATTGATCAAGAGTATCTGGCCAAGCGCCAGTTGAAGAAGGGTACCGCTGGTTGGGTGTTATTGGCGGGGCTCGGTGTGTCCTACGTGATTTCCGGTGACTTTGCCGGCTGGAACTTCGGTATCGGTGAAGCAGGCTGGGGCGGCTTCGTGATTGCCGCCGTGCTGATGGGCATCATGTATTTCGCCCTGGTGCTGGCACTGGCAGAAATGTCTGCGGCCATTCCTGCCGCCGGAGGAGGGTACAGCTTCGCCCGTCAGGCCATGGGGCCAGCAGGAGGTTATCTGACCGGACTGGCGGTATTGATAGAGTACGCATTGGCGCCAGCAGCCATTGTCATCTTCATCGGCGCTGCGGTGGAAGAGCTGTTGGGAATCAATGGCCCTCTGGTGTACGCCTTGTTCTACGCGATCTTTATTGGTATCCACCTGGCCGGGGTGGGAGAAGCCCTCAAGGTGATGATGGTGATCAGCGGCCTTGCCGTCTTTGCCATTATCGCCACGGCCCTGGCTCTGCTGGGTGCGTTCGATGCCTCGCGGCTCTTCGACATTGCCCCGAGCGATGCCGCCGGAGCCAGTGCTTTCCTGCCCTTTGGCTGGACCGGCGTATGGGCGGCGCTACCCTTCGGCATGTGGCTGTTCCTGGCTGTGGAAGGCGTTCCCCTGGCAGCAGAGGAGTCCAAGGATCCTGCCCGTGATGTACCACGCGGCATCATCGGCGCCATGCTGTTCCTGGTGGTCACTGCCGTGCTGGTGGTCGTACTGCTGGCTGGTGCTGCCGGAGCCAGTGCCATCGGCCAGAGTGGCGTGCCGTTGGTTGATGCCTTGAAAATGGCGGACCACCCGACCCTGGCCATGCTGGTCAATGTGCTGGGCCTGGCAGGCTTGATCGCCTCTTTCTTCTCGATCATCTACGGCTACAGCCGCCTGGTGTTTGCCCTGTCACGGGCGGGGTATCTTCCGCGCATGCTGTCACTGACCAGCAAGCGCAAGGCACCGACCTGGGCACTGGTCATTCCGGGGGTATTTGGCTTCCTGGTGTCACTCAGCGGAGAAGGTGATCTCATCCTTGGCATGGCGGTGGTCGGTGCCACCCTGTCCTACTCACTGATGGCTCTCAGCCATATCCTGCTGCGTATCAAACGCCCCGACATGCCTCGCCCCTACAAGACACCTGGCGGCATGCTGACTTCTAGCGTGGCACTGGTCCTGTCACTGGTGGCATTGACGGGAGTCTACGCTTTCGACCCTCGCGCCTTCTTCTACACCCTGGTGCTGTTTGTGGCCGGTGCAGCCTATTACTTCCTCTACAGCAAGAACACCCTGGTCGCAAAAACCGCCGAGGAAGAGTTCCAACTGGTCGCCAACGCAGAAAGTGACCTTAGCGACGATGCAGCCTTGGGTACCACTCCAAGCTGA
- a CDS encoding FMN-dependent NADH-azoreductase: protein MTRVLVVTSSILGDHGQSLGLARHFQRLAEQRGEIELTIRDVVADDLPHLNIAELSSWQVAEEERTSEQRELAAVSDALIAEVRAHDVVVLAVPMYNFGIPSQLKAWFDRILHAGKTFRYTENGPLGLVEGKRAILLAARGGKYAGTAMDTQTPHITQLLGMIGITELDTVYAEGLNMGDEIKEAALNEAHNQIEALVAAL from the coding sequence ATGACCCGCGTTCTCGTTGTGACTTCTTCGATTCTTGGCGACCACGGTCAGTCTCTGGGCCTGGCTCGGCATTTCCAACGCCTCGCTGAGCAGCGTGGCGAGATTGAACTGACGATCCGTGATGTGGTGGCGGATGACCTGCCTCACCTTAATATCGCGGAGCTGTCCAGCTGGCAGGTTGCTGAGGAAGAGCGCACCAGCGAGCAACGCGAGCTTGCTGCGGTTTCCGATGCATTGATCGCTGAAGTGCGGGCACATGATGTCGTTGTGCTGGCTGTACCCATGTACAACTTCGGCATTCCATCGCAGCTCAAGGCCTGGTTCGATCGCATCTTGCACGCAGGCAAGACCTTCCGCTACACGGAAAATGGTCCTTTGGGTCTGGTCGAAGGCAAGCGCGCGATCCTGCTGGCGGCTCGTGGTGGCAAGTATGCCGGCACTGCGATGGACACCCAGACACCGCATATTACCCAGCTGCTGGGGATGATTGGTATCACCGAGCTTGATACGGTATACGCCGAAGGCCTGAACATGGGCGACGAGATCAAGGAAGCTGCACTAAATGAAGCCCACAACCAAATCGAGGCTTTGGTGGCAGCGCTTTAG